Sequence from the Aquipuribacter sp. SD81 genome:
GCGCGAACGCGATCCTCGGCGTCTCCCTCGCCGTCGCGAAGGCGGCCGCCGCGAGCGCCGGCCTGCCGCTGTTCCGCTACGTCGGCGGCCCGAACGCCCACGTGCTGCCCGTGCCGATGATGAACATCCTCAACGGCGGCGCCCACGCCGACTCCGGTGTCGACATCCAGGAGTTCATGGTCGCCCCGGTCAGCGCGCCGTCGTTCGCGGAGGCGCTGCGCATGGGCGCGGAGACCTACCACGCGCTCAAGTCGGTGCTGAAGAGCCGCGGCCTGTCGACCGGCCTCGGCGACGAGGGCGGGTTCGCGCCCAGCGTCGCGAGCAGCCGCGAGGCCCTCGACCTCATCGGCGTCGCGGTCGAGAAGGCCGGCTTCCGCCTCGGCGACGACCTCGTGCTCGCCCTCGACGTCGCCGCGACCGAGCTGCACTCCGACGGCTCGTACTCCTTCGAGGGCCAGAGCCGCTCGAGCGAGCAGATGGTCGACTTCTACGCCGACCTCGTGGCCTCCTATCCGCTGGTGTCCATCGAGGACCCGCTGGACGAGGAGGACTGGGAGGGCTGGGGCGCGCTCGTCGAGCGCGTGGGCGACAAGGTGCAGATCGTCGGCGACGACCTGTTCGTCACCAACCCGACGCGCCTGCAGCGCGGCATCGACGCGGGCGCCGCCAACGCGCTGCTCGTCAAGGTCAACCAGATCGGCACGCTGACCGAGACCCTCGACGCCGTCGACCTCGCCCACCGCAACGGCTTCCGCTGCATGATGAGCCACCGCTCGGGCGAGACCGAGGACACCACGATCGCCGACCTCGCGGTCGCGACGAACTGCGGCCAGATCAAGACCGGTGCGCCCGCGCGCACCGACCGGGTCGCGAAGTACAACCAGCTGCTCCGCATCGAGGAGCTGCTCGACGACGCCGCCGTCTACGCCGGTGCGGGTGCGTTCCCGCGCTACCGGCGCGACTGAGGCGCCGACCGTGACGAGGAGCGCGACGACGCGCGGCCGGGACCCCCGCGGGGCCCGGACCCGTCGCGTCGTCGTGCTCCTCGCCCTCGGCGTGGTGTGCGCGCTCGTCCTCGCCCCGCCGCTGCGCCTGTACGTGCAGCAGCAGCAGGACATCGCCGAGGTGCGCGCCGAGATCGCCGAGCGCGAGGCCGCCGTCGACCGGCTCGAGGGCGACCTCGAGCTGTGGGACGACGAGGCGTACGTCGCCGCGCAGGCGCGCGAGCGGCTCGGCCTCGTGCGCCCCGGCGAGGTCGGCTACGTCGTGCCCGAGCCGCGGACGTCCCTCGGGGCTGACGAGGTGGCCGCCGGGACCGACGGCGCGCCCGGTGCGGCCGACGGTACGGCCGACGGTGCCCTCCCGGGCACGCTCGAGCGTCCTGACGCCGCACCCGAGGGCACCTGGTACGGCCGGCTGTGGTCCAGCGTCGAGGCCGTCGGGGCCGGTGCGGCCGGCGACCCGGTGCTCGACGCGCCCGTGGTGTCCGACGGCGTGACCGAGCCGTCGCCCGCGCCCTCCGCCGGTGGCTGAGCCGTCGCCGGTGGCCGCGCACGACGTCGCCACCGTGGGGGCGCAGCTCGGCCGTCCCGCCCGCGGCGTCGTCGCCGTCGCCCACCGCTGCCCGTGCGGGAACCCGGACGTCGTCCGCACGGCCCCGCGCCTGCCCGACGGGACGCCGTTCCCCACGAGCTACTACCTCACCTGCCCGCGTGCGGCGTCCGCCGTCAGCACGCTGGAGTCCTCCGGCCTCATGCGGGACATGACGGAGCGGCTGGAGGCCGACCCCGAGCTGGCGGCCGCCTACCGCGCCGCGCACGAGCGCTACCTCGCCGAGCGCGCCGAGCTCGGCGACGTGCCCGAGATCGACGGCGTGAGCGCGGGCGGCATGCCCACCCGGGTCAAGTGCCTGCACGTGCTCGTCGCCCACGCGCTCGCGGCCGGGCCGGGGGTCAACCCGCTCGGGGACGAGGCGATCGCCCTGCTGCCGGACTGGTGGGTCGACGGGCCGTGCGTGTGAGGTGACGGCCTCGACCTGCCTCGGGTGGGTCGTGCGCCCGAGAGGCGTCAAGCGCCCGGGGTAGGTCGTGCACGACCATCCGGAGGCGAGTCGCTCCCGCAACCGCTCGCGCACGACTGCATCGCGCACGACTGCATCGCGCACGACACGGTTGTGCACCACACGGTCGTTCGTGAGCCGCCTGCGCGGCACCGTGCCTCAGGGCCGTCGCGCACGACACGGTTGTGCACGACACGGTTGTGCACGACACGGTCGTTCGTGAGCCACCTGCGCGGCACCGTCCCTCAGGACAGTCGTGCACGACCGACCGCCGGCGAGGGCTCGGCGCCCTGCCGACGACGCCGCGGCGCCCTGCCGAGGTGGCCGCACGCCCTGCCGGCGCGGCCGCGGTCGCGCCCGTGACGGGTGCCCGGCCCCGCGAGGGGGTACGTCGTCTGCGATGACCACCACCACGGACACCGCCCCCCGCGGCCCCGGCACCGCCGAACGGCTCGCCCGGCGCCTCGACCGGCCCATGAGCGTGCTCGGGCTGCTGTTCCTCCTGCTCGTGCTCGCGCAGGTCCTCGCCACCGACCCCGCGACGCAGCGGGTGCTGCAGGTCGCCGGCTGGCTGCTGTGGGGCGTCTTCGTCGCGGAGTTCGTGCTGCGCGCGTGGGTCGCGCAGGACCAGCGGCGGTTCTGGCGGCGGAACTGGTGGCAGGTGCTGTTCCTGCTCGTGCCGTTCCTCCGCTTCGCCCGCGCCCTCACGCTGCTGCGGTTCACACGCGTGGCGCGCGTCGCCCGGGTGGGCAGCGTGCTGTCCGCGGCGGTTCGCGGGTCGCGCTCCGGCGGGCGGCTCCTGTCGGGACGCGTGACGTGGCTCGCGCTCGTCACCGCCGTCGTCGTGCTCGCCTCCAGCCAGCTGCTGCTCGTGCTCGGCGAGCACGACTCCTTCGCCGCGGCTCTGCACGACGCCGCGCTCGCCACCATCACCGGCGACCCGCTCGAGGCGCCCGGGGCGGTGGCCCGGGTCCTCGAGGTCGTGCTCGGCGTCTACTCCGTCGTGGTGTTCGCCACGCTCGCGGGCGCGCTGGGGGCCTACTTCCTCGGTCAGCGACCCGCGCCCGACGAGGACGAGGCGGCCACCGGCTCAGACGCGTCGTGAGCCGGCCAGGTGCCGCAGCACCGAGCGTGCGGCGTGCACGCCGCACATGCCGTGCACCCCGGGCCCCGGCGGGGTCGCCGACGAGCACAGCCACACACCGTCCAGGGGCGTCCGGTAGGGGTCCCAGCGCGGCACAGGACGGGCGAGCACCTGCCGCAGCGTCGTCTCGCCGACGGCGACGTCGCCGCCGACGTGCACCGGGTTGTCCAGCGCCAGCCGCGCCGCCGGGCGCACCGCGGTCGCCACGACGGTGTCGCGGGCACCGGGCGCGTACCGCTCGATCCGGCGCAGGAGGACGTCGGTGACGTCGACGTCGGAGCCCGCCGGCACGTGGCAGTACGCCCACACCGGGTGCAGCCCCTCGGGCGCGCGGGTCGGGTCGACGACCGACGGCTGCACGAGCAGCACGAAGGGGTGCGCGGCGTGCCGGCCGTCGGCGACCGCGGCCTCCGCCGCCGCGACCTCGGCGCCCGGCCCGCCGAGGTGGACCGTTCCCGCCTCACGCGCCCGCGGGTCCGCCCACGGCAGCGGCTCCGACGTCACGAGGTGGACGGTGCTCGCGCCCGCGCCGTAGCGGTAGCGGCGCAGCGCCCGCCGGTACGACGGCGGGAGCGCGTCGCCGCCGAGTGCGTCGAGCTGCGCGGGGGACAGGTCGAGCAGCGTGGCG
This genomic interval carries:
- the eno gene encoding phosphopyruvate hydratase, which translates into the protein MATIEAIGAREILDSRGNPTVEVEVELDDGTLERAAVPSGASTGAFEAVERRDGDSARYLGKGVQNAVDAVLDEIGPELVGYDADEQRLVDQAMLDLDGTPNKGTLGANAILGVSLAVAKAAAASAGLPLFRYVGGPNAHVLPVPMMNILNGGAHADSGVDIQEFMVAPVSAPSFAEALRMGAETYHALKSVLKSRGLSTGLGDEGGFAPSVASSREALDLIGVAVEKAGFRLGDDLVLALDVAATELHSDGSYSFEGQSRSSEQMVDFYADLVASYPLVSIEDPLDEEDWEGWGALVERVGDKVQIVGDDLFVTNPTRLQRGIDAGAANALLVKVNQIGTLTETLDAVDLAHRNGFRCMMSHRSGETEDTTIADLAVATNCGQIKTGAPARTDRVAKYNQLLRIEELLDDAAVYAGAGAFPRYRRD
- a CDS encoding FtsB family cell division protein; its protein translation is MTRSATTRGRDPRGARTRRVVVLLALGVVCALVLAPPLRLYVQQQQDIAEVRAEIAEREAAVDRLEGDLELWDDEAYVAAQARERLGLVRPGEVGYVVPEPRTSLGADEVAAGTDGAPGAADGTADGALPGTLERPDAAPEGTWYGRLWSSVEAVGAGAAGDPVLDAPVVSDGVTEPSPAPSAGG
- a CDS encoding DUF501 domain-containing protein; its protein translation is MAEPSPVAAHDVATVGAQLGRPARGVVAVAHRCPCGNPDVVRTAPRLPDGTPFPTSYYLTCPRAASAVSTLESSGLMRDMTERLEADPELAAAYRAAHERYLAERAELGDVPEIDGVSAGGMPTRVKCLHVLVAHALAAGPGVNPLGDEAIALLPDWWVDGPCV